In Silene latifolia isolate original U9 population chromosome 3, ASM4854445v1, whole genome shotgun sequence, a single window of DNA contains:
- the LOC141649890 gene encoding uncharacterized protein LOC141649890, which yields MTNHHPRTITFEGYECKLLERPLPCRRSRCKHGGFCRSCDACGVTVKGLVYHCATEDSEWDFHTRCVKLESEICIGDVIFRLKKQGPSKCLWCKKRLLSGASKNIPGWSYVSNYMDYSFHVNCVMDMADQHNNTSTSSGSDMSLALQGKELPLQTKSKGSIEKNKWLKIFQIFLKTILAILIGDPTTILASTLAHVVTQGLFHAG from the exons ATGACCAATCATCACCCTCGTACAATAACATTTGAAGGGTACGAGTGTAAATTACTCGAGAGACCATTGCCATGCAGAAGGTCTAGATGCAAACACGGTGGCTTTTGTCGGAGCTGCGATGCGTGTGGAGTGACGGTTAAAGGCCTTGTTTATCATTGTGCAACGGAGGATAGTGAATGGGATTTCCATACCCGTTGTGTTAAGTTGGAGAGTGAAATATGCATTGGAGATGTTATTTTTAGGTTGAAAAAGCAAGGACCTTCTAAATGCTTGTGGTGCAAGAAACGCCTCCTATCAG GTGCAAGTAAAAACATCCCGGGATGGTCATACGTATCAAATTATATGGATTATAGTTTTCACGTCAACTGTGTCATGGACATGGCCGATCAACACAATAACACAAGCACTAGTAGTGGTTCCGACATGTCTTTGGCATTGCAAGGAAAAGAATTGCCACTTCAAACCAAATCCAAGGGATCAATTGAGAAGAACAAATGGTTGAAAATATTTCAAATCTTCTTGAAGACTATCTTAGCCATTCTTATTGGAGATCCTACCACTATTCTTGCCTCAACATTGGCCCATGTGGTGACTCAAGGTTTATTCCATGCTGGATAA
- the LOC141648309 gene encoding thaumatin-like protein 1b isoform X1: MDRLSFLILTFLSILFIFSDPRTAEAASFRMVNRCRYTVWPGLLSGATSPPLPTTGFTLKPGKSRTFTFPKSWSGRIWARTHCSVNSDRKFSCLTGDCASGVVPCGGAGAIPPATLAEFTLNGAGGLDFYDVSLVDGYNLPMLVVARGGHGGDCSPTGCLVDINEGCPRGLSVMTTRGNVSNSAEIGTVVACKSACEAFGNPEFCCSEAFNTPDTCHPSVYSTFFKQACPRSYSYAYDDKTSTFTCASADYLIIFCPPPYTSNKLLGAKKMAGELPLVNKSMMYLRRRVVKRSAGQ; this comes from the exons ATGGATAGACTCTCCTTTCTCATCCTCACCTTCCTCTCTATCCTCTTCATCTTCTCAG ACCCAAGAACAGCCGAAGCGGCGTCGTTTCGGATGGTCAACAGGTGTCGTTATACAGTATGGCCTGGCTTACTTTCCGGCGCCACGTCACCGCCTTTACCTACAACCGGGTTCACTCTAAAACCCGGAAAGTCCCGGACCTTCACCTTTCCCAAATCCTGGTCGGGTCGGATCTGGGCCCGGACCCACTGCTCTGTTAATTCGGACCGTAAATTTTCTTGTCTTACCGGAGATTGCGCTTCCGGTGTGGTCCCGTGCGGTGGGGCTGGTGCTATTCCTCCGGCTACCCTCGCCGAATTCACTCTTAATGGCGCAG GTGGGCTAGACTTTTATGATGTTAGCCTGGTGGATGGGTACAACCTCCCAATGCTAGTGGTGGCACGTGGTGGGCATGGAGGTGACTGCAGTCCTACTGGGTGTTTGGTTGATATAAATGAAGGATGCCCTAGAGGCCTGAGCGTGATGACAACTCGTGGGAATGTTAGCAACAGTGCTGAGATTGGAACTGTGGTGGCGTGTAAGAGCGCATGTGAGGCGTTTGGGAACCCAGAGTTTTGTTGTAGTGAAGCATTTAATACTCCTGACACATGTCATCCATCGGTGTACTCGACTTTCTTCAAGCAGGCCTGCCCTCGCTCATATAGCTACGCCTATGATGATAAGACTAGTACCTTCACTTGTGCTTCTGCAGACTATCTAATAATCTTTTGCCCTCCTCCTTATACAAG TAATAAATTACTGGGTGCTAAAAAAATGGCAGGCGAACTCCCGCTGGTGAACAAATCCATGATGTACTTGCGTCGAAGAGTTGTTAAAAGATCTGCAG GTCAATAG
- the LOC141648309 gene encoding thaumatin-like protein 1b isoform X2 yields the protein MDRLSFLILTFLSILFIFSDPRTAEAASFRMVNRCRYTVWPGLLSGATSPPLPTTGFTLKPGKSRTFTFPKSWSGRIWARTHCSVNSDRKFSCLTGDCASGVVPCGGAGAIPPATLAEFTLNGAGGLDFYDVSLVDGYNLPMLVVARGGHGGDCSPTGCLVDINEGCPRGLSVMTTRGNVSNSAEIGTVVACKSACEAFGNPEFCCSEAFNTPDTCHPSVYSTFFKQACPRSYSYAYDDKTSTFTCASADYLIIFCPPPYTRLEKPLLNFQLIGLDSGC from the exons ATGGATAGACTCTCCTTTCTCATCCTCACCTTCCTCTCTATCCTCTTCATCTTCTCAG ACCCAAGAACAGCCGAAGCGGCGTCGTTTCGGATGGTCAACAGGTGTCGTTATACAGTATGGCCTGGCTTACTTTCCGGCGCCACGTCACCGCCTTTACCTACAACCGGGTTCACTCTAAAACCCGGAAAGTCCCGGACCTTCACCTTTCCCAAATCCTGGTCGGGTCGGATCTGGGCCCGGACCCACTGCTCTGTTAATTCGGACCGTAAATTTTCTTGTCTTACCGGAGATTGCGCTTCCGGTGTGGTCCCGTGCGGTGGGGCTGGTGCTATTCCTCCGGCTACCCTCGCCGAATTCACTCTTAATGGCGCAG GTGGGCTAGACTTTTATGATGTTAGCCTGGTGGATGGGTACAACCTCCCAATGCTAGTGGTGGCACGTGGTGGGCATGGAGGTGACTGCAGTCCTACTGGGTGTTTGGTTGATATAAATGAAGGATGCCCTAGAGGCCTGAGCGTGATGACAACTCGTGGGAATGTTAGCAACAGTGCTGAGATTGGAACTGTGGTGGCGTGTAAGAGCGCATGTGAGGCGTTTGGGAACCCAGAGTTTTGTTGTAGTGAAGCATTTAATACTCCTGACACATGTCATCCATCGGTGTACTCGACTTTCTTCAAGCAGGCCTGCCCTCGCTCATATAGCTACGCCTATGATGATAAGACTAGTACCTTCACTTGTGCTTCTGCAGACTATCTAATAATCTTTTGCCCTCCTCCTTATACAAG GCTTGAAAAACCACTACTTAACTTTCAACTAATTGGCCTGGACAGTGGGTGTTGA
- the LOC141648310 gene encoding cold shock protein 2: protein MSGDGERLTGTVKWFNDTKGFGFITPNEGGEDLFVHQSSIRSDGFRSLGDGETVEYQISSGDDGRTKAVDVTGPGEGPVQGGNRRDGGGGGGRYGGGGGGSYGGGGGGSYGGGGGGRYGGGGGGGYGGGGGGGGGGGCYSCGEQGHMARECPSGGSRGGGGGGRYGGGGGGGGGGGGGCYSCGGQGHFARDCPNPRS, encoded by the coding sequence ATGTCGGGAGATGGTGAGAGATTAACGGGTACGGTTAAGTGGTTTAATGATACCAAAGGGTTCGGGTTTATCACCCCGAACGAAGGCGGAGAAGATCTGTTCGTTCATCAATCGTCGATCCGATCCGACGGTTTCCGTTCCCTCGGTGACGGTGAGACGGTTGAGTACCAGATCTCGTCTGGTGACGATGGGAGAACCAAGGCTGTTGATGTGACTGGACCGGGTGAGGGTCCGGTTCAGGGTGGAAACCGTCGTGatggcggcggcggtggtgggaggtatggaggtggcggtggaggatcgtatggtggtggcggtggtggaagttatggtggtggtggtggaggtaggtatggtggcggcggtggtggagggtatggcggcggcggcggtggtggtggaggAGGTGGATGTTATTCCTGTGGAGAACAAGGTCATATGGCTAGGGAATGTCCCAGTGGTGGAAGCCGTGGTGGAGGTGGCGGTGGAAGGTACGGTGGCGGCGGCGGTGGaggcggcggcggcggtggtggaTGCTATTCCTGTGGTGGTCAAGGTCACTTTGCTCGTGATTGTCCTAACCCGAGATCTTAG